In uncultured Draconibacterium sp., a genomic segment contains:
- a CDS encoding HAD-IIIA family hydrolase: protein MSFFKEELTRVKAFVFDVDGVLSKDVSPLNEDGDPIRTANVKDGFAIRSAIKAGYPIAIITGGYIERVRLRYEKLGVEHFYDKARDKVACLNDFLEKVNLEPEDVLFMGDDLVDYRVMQAVGLPTCPKDAVSDIKDISKYISDKNGGEGCVRDVIEQALKAQHKWFTPDMLNSRAF, encoded by the coding sequence ATGTCGTTTTTTAAAGAAGAACTTACCCGCGTAAAAGCTTTTGTATTCGATGTCGACGGAGTATTGTCGAAAGATGTTTCGCCACTTAACGAAGATGGCGATCCGATACGAACAGCTAACGTAAAAGATGGCTTTGCCATTAGAAGTGCCATAAAAGCCGGTTATCCGATTGCGATTATCACCGGAGGTTATATTGAACGTGTTCGACTGCGTTACGAAAAACTGGGTGTGGAGCATTTTTACGATAAAGCCCGTGATAAAGTAGCCTGTTTAAACGATTTTCTGGAAAAAGTGAACTTAGAACCAGAAGATGTGCTTTTTATGGGCGACGACCTGGTTGATTACCGGGTGATGCAGGCTGTAGGTTTGCCAACCTGCCCAAAAGATGCTGTAAGTGATATTAAGGATATTTCGAAATACATTTCGGATAAAAACGGTGGCGAAGGTTGTGTACGCGATGTAATTGAGCAGGCCTTAAAAGCACAACACAAATGGTTTACGCCCGATATGCTAAATTCAAGAGCATTCTGA
- a CDS encoding O-antigen ligase family protein, translating into MSLKNNTAELREKSFYYSLLLFVIVLPFSEALVSIAAAILFLQSLLFQPVTDLKKSLSRNKSVFYILAIFGVYLLGMLHTRDLALSMYELKKVAFWIVIPLGIVLSPRLSEERFYKVLTVFCIAVTVVAVIAAIRFIFKSAFNISDFRDISLISHIRYSYQVALAIFCCIFLVIRSTKEDGRFKYRTVIIGMAVWLVLFLFMLKSITGIIAFWGTVCFLALYHLFTVKRKINYLLVIILAILVALPLLYTQSVWNDFYNIEKLDPQTVDKYTASGNPYTFNFDSQEKENGHWVQSYISSEELRKEWNKRSEYKYDSLNGNGFTNQSTLVRYLTSRGLRKDSTGISQLTEADVKNIEQGIANYIYAEKGFSLYPRIYETIWEYDRYKATGNPNGQSLSQRIEFVKASLEIIKTNIWFGIGTGNWKAEYAKAYEKLGSKLKQENQRSSHNQYLNYTVKFGLIGFAVIMSMILIPVFKENQGNNLLLWLLLVFIGIANWGDANLETHMGLSFFCLFYSLFLWHSPEQIKNFTFQEKHK; encoded by the coding sequence ATGAGTCTGAAAAATAACACTGCTGAATTACGCGAAAAAAGCTTTTACTATAGCCTGCTGCTATTTGTTATCGTTCTGCCTTTTTCAGAAGCCCTTGTTAGCATTGCTGCTGCAATTCTGTTTCTACAATCACTATTATTTCAACCGGTAACTGATTTGAAAAAGTCGTTAAGCAGGAATAAATCAGTATTCTATATTCTGGCAATATTTGGAGTATATCTGTTGGGGATGCTTCACACAAGAGACTTGGCATTGTCGATGTATGAATTGAAAAAGGTGGCATTTTGGATTGTAATTCCACTCGGAATAGTACTCTCACCGCGGTTGTCAGAAGAACGCTTCTATAAAGTATTGACAGTATTCTGCATAGCAGTTACGGTAGTAGCTGTAATTGCTGCTATACGCTTCATTTTTAAATCTGCATTCAATATCTCCGACTTCAGAGATATTTCACTCATTTCACATATCAGGTATTCTTATCAGGTGGCATTAGCCATATTTTGTTGCATTTTCCTTGTTATACGGAGTACGAAAGAAGACGGAAGATTTAAATATAGAACAGTAATTATTGGCATGGCAGTTTGGCTGGTGTTGTTTCTTTTTATGTTGAAATCAATAACCGGAATTATTGCTTTTTGGGGGACGGTATGTTTTTTGGCGCTGTATCATTTATTTACAGTAAAACGAAAAATCAACTATTTGTTGGTTATTATACTTGCAATTTTGGTTGCATTACCACTACTGTATACGCAATCAGTTTGGAATGATTTTTATAACATTGAAAAGCTGGATCCGCAAACAGTAGATAAATACACAGCTTCAGGGAATCCATATACTTTTAATTTTGATTCGCAGGAAAAAGAAAACGGACATTGGGTGCAAAGTTATATTAGCTCTGAAGAGCTGCGAAAGGAATGGAATAAACGGAGCGAATATAAATACGACTCGCTTAATGGCAATGGCTTTACTAATCAGTCCACTTTGGTGCGCTACCTTACAAGCAGGGGATTAAGAAAAGACAGTACAGGTATAAGCCAATTAACTGAAGCCGATGTTAAAAATATTGAGCAAGGCATTGCTAATTACATTTATGCAGAAAAAGGTTTCTCGTTATATCCTCGGATTTACGAGACTATTTGGGAATACGACCGATACAAAGCAACCGGAAATCCTAATGGTCAGTCGCTATCTCAACGTATTGAGTTTGTAAAAGCATCACTCGAAATCATAAAAACAAATATTTGGTTTGGAATCGGGACAGGAAACTGGAAGGCTGAATACGCAAAAGCATACGAAAAATTGGGATCAAAACTAAAACAGGAAAATCAGCGATCATCACATAATCAGTACTTAAATTACACAGTTAAGTTTGGGCTGATTGGATTCGCGGTTATAATGAGTATGATTTTAATACCCGTTTTTAAAGAAAACCAGGGGAATAACCTGTTGTTATGGTTATTACTGGTTTTTATTGGAATTGCCAATTGGGGCGATGCCAATCTTGAAACCCATATGGGACTCTCATTCTTTTGTTTGTTTTACAGCCTGTTTTTATGGCATTCTCCTGAGCAAATTAAAAACTTTACCTTTCAAGAAAAGCACAAATGA
- a CDS encoding Maf-like protein, producing MNWIPKYNFILASKSPRRQELLKSLGIDFQVKTKDVDENYPPELSPNQIPGYLAEKKAKAFANELNNNDLLITADTIVVLNGKVLEKPDDYDHAYKMLSALSGKMHEVITGVCLRSTKKSVVFSSLTNVQFKQLTSTEIEYYITTFKPFDKAGAYGIQEWIGSIGISHIEGSFYNVMGLPLQKLYEEIQKF from the coding sequence ATGAACTGGATACCCAAATATAACTTCATTCTTGCATCAAAGTCGCCACGTCGGCAAGAGCTTTTAAAATCATTGGGAATTGATTTTCAGGTGAAAACAAAAGACGTGGACGAAAATTACCCGCCGGAGCTTTCACCTAATCAGATTCCGGGATACCTGGCAGAAAAAAAGGCAAAAGCTTTTGCCAATGAATTGAACAATAACGATTTGTTGATTACGGCCGATACCATTGTTGTTTTAAACGGAAAAGTGCTCGAAAAACCGGACGATTATGATCATGCCTATAAAATGTTATCGGCATTAAGCGGAAAAATGCACGAAGTAATAACGGGTGTTTGTCTTCGTTCAACTAAAAAATCGGTCGTGTTTTCATCCTTAACCAACGTGCAGTTTAAACAGCTTACCAGTACCGAGATTGAGTATTACATTACAACTTTTAAACCGTTTGATAAGGCCGGTGCATACGGCATTCAGGAGTGGATTGGCTCGATTGGAATTTCTCACATCGAAGGATCGTTTTACAATGTAATGGGGCTTCCGCTTCAAAAATTATACGAGGAAATTCAAAAATTTTAA
- a CDS encoding TOBE domain-containing protein, with the protein MKQTIRCLVINIGRKNRLEKTQYQELKVLIKPESIALSKEPVQNISLRNQVEGIMKEVFLKDGLAFCVVDVGENIIVEVTEASQKSMCLEKGQRVYCLFKSASLKIY; encoded by the coding sequence GCAGACAATTCGCTGCTTAGTTATTAACATTGGAAGAAAAAATAGATTAGAAAAAACACAGTACCAGGAACTAAAAGTGCTGATCAAGCCCGAAAGCATCGCTTTATCAAAAGAGCCGGTACAAAATATCTCGCTTCGTAACCAGGTAGAAGGTATCATGAAAGAAGTATTTTTAAAAGACGGCCTGGCTTTTTGTGTGGTCGATGTGGGCGAAAACATCATCGTAGAAGTCACGGAAGCTTCACAGAAAAGTATGTGCCTGGAGAAGGGGCAGCGGGTGTATTGTCTTTTTAAATCAGCCTCGCTAAAAATTTATTAA
- a CDS encoding F420-dependent NADP oxidoreductase codes for MKKYKIAFIGAGNVATHLAAELKKCGHEIVQVYSRTEESAKQLADSLHTTFTTSTETITKEADIYFVALKDSAVDQVLSQVEFGDKLLVHCSGSLPMNVLSKFAKNYGVFYPLQTFSKNREVDFKSIPIFVEASSEENLHILKELAHEVSESVTILSSEKRKSLHIAAVFACNFANHCYAMAAKYLETKELPFEILRPLITETAQKVQELHPKDAQTGPAIRFDENIINAHLSELKEMPGLQELYNSISKSIFEHHQEKQ; via the coding sequence ATGAAAAAATATAAAATCGCTTTTATAGGTGCAGGAAATGTAGCAACTCATCTCGCAGCTGAATTGAAAAAATGCGGACACGAAATTGTACAGGTTTACAGTCGTACAGAGGAGTCGGCAAAACAGTTGGCTGATAGTTTACATACGACCTTCACTACTTCAACTGAAACGATTACAAAAGAAGCTGATATCTATTTTGTGGCATTAAAAGATTCGGCAGTGGATCAGGTATTGAGCCAGGTTGAGTTTGGCGATAAATTACTTGTACATTGTTCAGGTAGTTTGCCAATGAATGTATTAAGCAAGTTCGCTAAAAACTATGGCGTTTTCTATCCTTTACAAACTTTTTCAAAAAACAGAGAGGTTGATTTTAAATCGATTCCCATTTTTGTTGAAGCAAGTTCCGAAGAGAATTTACACATTTTAAAAGAGCTCGCCCACGAGGTTTCAGAATCAGTCACAATACTCAGTTCTGAAAAGAGAAAGAGCTTACACATTGCCGCCGTGTTTGCTTGTAATTTTGCCAATCATTGTTATGCAATGGCTGCCAAATATCTGGAGACTAAAGAACTGCCGTTTGAAATCCTACGGCCACTCATTACGGAAACAGCCCAAAAGGTGCAGGAGTTACATCCGAAAGACGCACAAACAGGCCCGGCTATCCGTTTCGATGAAAACATTATAAATGCTCACCTGAGTGAATTAAAAGAAATGCCCGGTCTGCAGGAATTGTACAATTCAATTTCAAAGAGTATTTTTGAGCATCATCAGGAAAAACAATAA